A region of the Leishmania panamensis strain MHOM/PA/94/PSC-1 chromosome 10 sequence genome:
CAGTCCTACTCACTTCCGCTCCTTGATTGCGTCCTCCATCAGTGAGACAAGCATGTCCTCCTTGAAGGTagtgcgcagctgtgcagcaAGCTTGTTCAGCACGTCTAGGCGGTTGTTTACAACATCTAGGACCTTGCGGATGAAGGCAAAGAGGAACCGGTGCGAGCACCCGAGGCTCCTCCACTGCAGGTACACCTCCACGAGCAGCGTGTCAGCTGGGCGTGCAGTAAAGATCTTCCGCAGCAACTCTTTATACTGGGAGCACAGGAAGTTCACGTCGTATCGGACAAACGTGAAGAAGGCCGAGGCGCAGAGAAACGGGCTGTGCTTCTGCATGTCGCTCAGGGCCGGACTTGCGTGAAAGTTGTCGTCATCGTACGAGGTGCAGAGCTCATTAAAGTACGTGACCTCGGGGTCGATGGTGCCAACCACATCTAGCACAGTTAacttctgctgctggtcGTCGTCCGAGTCGTGAGCGAACATCGGTGGGGTGTAGCGCAGAAGCGCTTGCAGCACGCGGAAGCGGTCCTGGGGTTTCAGGTCCTTCAACTGGTCAGGCTTTGTGTCAGCCTCCACGTCGCGCACCATGTTGGCAATTACCTCGATGCTCACGTGATTATCTACGAGCATGTTCAGTACCTTCGTGTGAAGCGAGTACGGAAACACGCTGTGGCCGTGCCGGATGAGCGAGGCCCAGTGAACGAAGTACTTTGGGATGTCTGCGAAAagttcctcctctgctgacttctgcacgtgctgcagcagcgcctcctgcgcctgccCCATGGTGAGGGCGCCCTTCTTCATTAAGGTCTCGAACAGCTCACCGAGGCGGGTGCGCTCTGCCGTGTACTTGTATGTATTAATGTACCGGCCAAGCCACTTGGTGCAGTACACCACGACCACTTCAGGGGGAATCGACGACATGATGGAGACGATCTCGTCGACGGAGCTGCTCATGAAGAAGTCATCCATCACCTTTGAGAACTCCTCATAGTCAGGGATCCTGAGCTGCGCCTCCTGGGCCGGCACGGGCACCGGTGGCATGGCGGACACGTTTCCGCCGCGACCGTTGGTATTCGCCAGCGCTCCAGCAccgttgttgttggtgcTGTTCTGCGCGGCGTTGCCGCCACCCTCGGTGCGGCGTGCGCCGGGGCCGTGCAGCGGGACCCAATTGTTGTTCATTGTCTCGAGGAAGTTCTGTAGCAGGAACTGGATGCGCTTCTGTGGGTGTGAGATGCTCAGCTCAGTGATCGTCTCACGGTAGCGCGGGAGCGGGTCCTCGTAGAAAGCGGCATCGAGATGAGGACCGCACACCTGCAGCAACTCCATGAAGTGGATGAGGCTGTAGTCGGTTGGgatgtggcggcggtggccagGTCCGTAGAGCAGCGAGTCCAACACGGCGTGCACAACCTTCTGGCGGACCAGCCGGCTCTTGAACATTAGCCCAAGGAACTGAATGTTTGCCTTCTGCTTGCCCGAGAATTGTATGCGCTCCATCTCGGCATCCTCTGGTGACATGGTCGCCATCCGCTTCTCAAGCTCCACCGCATCTGCCCCAGAGTTCATGAACGTGGATCGGCACTGACGAAGCACCTCGTTGCGGATCATGCGGCcggcctcctcgcgctcgcCGATGGAGGAGATGAGGTGTGCGATGAGCTGCACGTACAGGTTCGTGTAGCAGCTATCCTCCGGCTTGGTTGACTTGTTAAAGAATACCTTGATGACCTCATCGATCTCTTCCTTGGTAGACTGCCGGATGGGGAGGTCGGTCAGCTCtttcttcatcttctctAGGTTCGACGCCGTGACCTTGCCGAGGATGCCCAGCACCTCGTTGTTGATCCTCCGGTCTGTCATCACCTTCGACATCGTCGAGGCGTTCTGCTCGCGAAAGAGGTTGTCGCGTAGGGAGTTATTCTCCATGTCGTCCATATTCTCCGGCATTTCCTTCCACATAGCACGCGCATATTCCATCACCTCTCGCGGCACCTGCGTCTGACACCTGCGCAGCTTGATGAAGTCCTCCACGTTGTAGACGCGGTCTTCCGGGTAGGAGACCTCGGACGAGgcggcttcagcagcgtcgctacgttcctcctccatctcctccttgggtggtgggggtgctgGAGCGGGGGCCTGTACCGAGGTAGTCGGCTTCGCCCGCGGCGCACGAGGCAGggtgccgtggtggtgcggctgctgcgcgctaGCGCCTGTACCTGTGCTACCAGACTGTGCGCGGTCCAGGAAGCTCGGCGATGCGCTGGTGCGCAGCGACATCCCCCGCGCCTGCTGCGTCAGGGGGGCGGACGTGATGCGGCCCGGGTAATTCTTGTTCATGACGACAATGGCGATGGCAGCGACGCGCGAATGAGAAGTGGCAAAGGGCAAACAAGCGGGGGCGAGAGAAAcaagaggtggaggtggcgctcaacactgaagggaggggaggaggactggCCGCGGCCCAGATGAGAGCCTTTCTCGCGGtgtgcgcaggtgccgcCCCTTCTTTGTGTCTATCGCGCTACGCTCGCTTGCTGTGTCTTCTTTTACTCTGCTGGGGACTATGGCGACGGGTGCCCCTCGTATCGCGGTGGACAGCGCTGATGTATTTATGCCGGTGAACGGGAGATCgatgtgggtgggtgtgcgggGACGCGGACGAGCGCGCAGATACACCGTAcgggccgcctcctcgttgaGGGCTTTTCGTTGCgcttccacacacacacacacacacacactaacactcacactcacacaAAGGCTCCACAAGAGAACGCCCTGTTCGGCTGCGGGGctgagggtggggggtgggggggtgggggggaagcaacagcagcaaagacGAACGCGCAAGCGGCACGCCACGACAGCAGTCACGACAATGGGAAGAGTACTCGCGAGCCCCTGCCACTGTAGTAGAGGGcacggagggagaaggaaacctgtgcaagcgagagaaggagaggcaaatgtggaggggaagagagatgactggaggagagagaggggtggggggggggggggggaacaaaCCCCCTTTTTCaaagacacccacacacacacacacgcacaggacGAAAGTAGGGCTCAGTTTAGGTTACAGTCGAGCCAGAGCGCACACAAATGCGCCCCAAAACAACCAAAACCAAAActagaaaaaaaaggcgatGCGGAATCCGGCGATACTGCGCAGCCGCGTGCACAccgagtgagggagagaggcacgcaAGAGGGAGCGATGGTGGTagtggagggaaaggaagaagcgagcgagcgatATGAAATTTGGGATACatgaaaggaaaagggcacGACATGTGTGACCCCCCTCCACCCGAGCACGAACACGAGGCCGAGCATGACCAGCATACGAAGCCACTGgggtggtgggaggaggcaagGGGCATTGCAGCcgagtaggagagagagagcgccgcATTACCATCTGCCCATCTAACGACTACGCAGAATCTTCCGGCGCAGGTGAGTGACATAGCGGAGCTAAAGTGAGTATTAGCGTTGTTTTCGTGAACTAATGAACTCATAGCCGaggagcgtgtgtgtgggtgtgggtgtgggggggggggggacgggaAGCacgaggggagagagatggagctgcgcgcAAGCGTCGCTGTCCCTCTCCACCGtctccactccctcctccacccagAAGCATAGGTATGCACTACGTCCATAGCATTATTCCATATTGTGTACATCCTTATTCACTCCTGTTCCTCTCGTTGCGGCCTTCTCCTTGTACTCTCCACGgcgcgacacacacacacacacacacacacgcggacGCACGTGTGCATGTACGTATTGTGTCAGCTCCCTACGCGGCCGCGCAACAGGTCCTCTAGCTCGTTAAGCCTCTCTTGGCGCTGTGGGTACTGCGGGGCGGTACTCGGGTATGTGGAGGCGTTGGAAACCATTGTTACAGCGGACATCATGCTCCCATCGGCGTCGGTGGCAGCTCGCTCTGCAAAGGCCACGGCACCAAGACCCTCCCCTACTGTAGTCGAGATCGTGACGAGCGCTGTCGCAGTCGACGCCGATGGGAGCTGCACGCCGGTGTAGTACGAAATACGTTATTCCATTGGCACTCCAGCACGTAGCGTAGGGAGGATCTGAGCAAAGCtcagcggagctgctggtgAGTCTGCGACGGCCGGCGATGTCGCTGCGGCCCTGTGCGCTAGTCGATTTGGCAATATCAGTGGGGATTTGGTGTGAGCTGCCAGGTGCGCGTACACTTCACCGAAGACGGCTTGCACGGCGACCCGGGCATCTGCGAGGCTTCCTGGCGTGTACACGCCCATCCGCGCTTCGTCGATACCGTAGCGAGCAGACCAGGATTCCGGTGCAACGCGCTGTGCTTCGAGAGGATCCTCTGGGTCAGTCAGGCGCACCAGGCGCTCGACAGCGTTGACAGCGCGCAAGAGTAGCACCAACACTGTGCCCCCCTGTAGGAGAGACGTTACCTGCTGTCGGACCTGTGGATCTGCATTGAACATGTGGCCATCCTTGCCGGTGGTACAGAGCTTaggcgatgccgctgccgacggcgAGGAGAGCACGCCAGCACAAGAGCGCCGATACAGCCATGGTGCAACTGTTCTGGTGGAGTTTGTGCCAGCGGTGATAGCAGTCGTTACGGCTTGAGCGGTGTGTTCGCTAGGCAACGTTGACTCAAcgctcgcgccgctgccaccttcTTCCTTTCTTCGGAGAGATGGCAGAGCAGAAaacggtggtgatggtggggcACCACCTCGCGAGCGCCTCTTGCGACCTTGCCAGGCGTGGAGACGGGTGAGGAGCGCGGTTGCTGGTGCGCTCGATGCCCTTGAGCGAGACGCATGATGTTGGCCAGGAGCTGGCCACTCACGCGGCTGGCGACATCGCCTGTTGTTGCGGTTGCgggcgctgctgtcaccgGGACGATTGCTGAGATGACGTCTCTATCCAtcgccggtgccgcagctccgACCACCCCGACGGCAGGGGCGACTGCAGCGACGTCTCAACGACCTCTGCCTCCGTGGCGGCACTCGTAGACGAGAGGGGGTCTgttgcgcgccgccgcaggtgcGCGTACTGTTGGACAATGATGAGGGCCTGATCGAGTGTCAGCGTGAATCGGTGCTCAACAATGTTGACGCCATCATCGCGCAGCTCACGAACGATGCAGGCATGCGCTGCCTGACACTCTGGCATGCACACCAGGAGAGTCCACAGCGGCTCTGCTCGCTCGTCCCACGTGGACATTGCGCTTCCCCAGTTGGCGAATGCGGGCCTGTGAGTGCGCTGACCTTCTTTCTATTGGAGCCGCatcggggggagggcaggtAGGCGGGCGAGGCAGTGAAGTGTGCTGCAACTGCTGCGAGAGTGAAGGTATGCCTGGCGGTGGGTACGGcagtgaagagaagggaaagtgGGAGGAGAGTGACGCAGAACCGTTGGCAGCGCGCATACACCTGAGGgccgaaggaggaggaaggcgggagggagggagggagggaggcgacaCCGGGCCTGTGGGTGTATGGAAGACGGCGGGAAGGGTAAACGCCTCGCATCGTACATGAGTTTCGATCATTAACGCATGGCACCGCCCGTCATCTTCATTCTCACATTCCGCACCGTTACCTCAAGACGCCACTTTTTCTCCTTCGGCGTGTGATCCCCCTTGACGACTCAGATGGCGCTCTAAGCGCTCGCTtaccgcccccctcctcgtcacaTAATTGATCGACTCTGAGAAGAGTGCTcgagagtgtgtgtgagctGAAGCCCACAACTGGTGCGTATCCATCGTTTCCTCCTGCCttggcaccgcagcacaaGACGGGGATCAACGTGCtcaggacacacacacacacacacacacatcgagGCTCACACTGAGACCAACACacgccaagagagagagagagaggcgccgtGCGGGGAACACGGGGTGTTTGACgggaacagcaacagcaacacgcacacattcttgtgtgtttttgatctctcttcctgtctcTGACTTACGCTTGTTTTCTTATCACTAGTCGTTGCcgcgcgtctctcttccctccgcGCGCGTCGCCACCGCAGAAACCTCCGTGGCACAGGCGCAtagacccacacacacatcgagAGGATTGAAgtggggatggggggagaggaagaaacgTAGCAAGAtagagaggcagcgctgagggtgagagagcagcagagagcaagagaaggtgtgtgggtggggggcgaGGGAGACAGCAAGAGAGACTGTGCTGGTCCGTTACTTGACGGAACACACAGCAACGATAGTAACAGCAGCCAACAGTGACaacacgcgtgcacacaaCAGTGGTGGCTCAGGACAGCATACACAAGACGAACTACACGCATGGGTGTGGCATGTCTAACGAAGCACACGCAAAtatgcaagagagagagagacaaaagtTACGGGAAGCaaaacaggaaagagagggggatcGAAAGAGGGGCTGAGCAGTCACAGTCGCCACACCTGCACAAGGCGCTTCTGTAGGCGTATATGTGTATCCCGCCGCCTTCCACACCCGCGcagggggtgaggagagagagagggggggttaATCGGTGATCACGCAAGGGAGGATGCGAAGAACATGTTCATCGGGCGAGTATCAGGGCGCGTGGGCTCCAGCGCGTGTATGCGTTACATGGTGGTTCTTGCACTTTAAACACCTCGCCGCctgcccacacccacacccacatgccttgttcccccctccccctccccctgccccctcgtgcggtgctggcgagcaAGATTAataaaggaggaggaggtgcactGTGCTGGGTAGCCTCCCTATGGGgcacgtcctcctctctcccacctgCGTTTTCACAAACACAGCGGACGCATTCACCCGCTGTGTCATCTCCGTTGCTCACCCCGTCTAGGGGAGTTGGGTCATGCCGCCGGCGTTGGAGCGGCCCTTGATGCCATCTAGGATGCCCTTGTCAATGAAGGtcacgatgcgctgctgcgaggaTCCGTAGTCGAAGACCATGGTGAGGGCAACGATAACCTCAGCGATCGTCTCGACAATGTGAGAGCCGCACTGCGTCTTTTCCACCTGCTTGCCGCGGTTGCAGAGATCCACCACTACGTCATTCATGCCCATGCTGATGGAGCTGAGAATGAgcgtcagcaccgccatCATCTGGTGCGCAtataaaagagagaggcgcggctgaaggcgctgcaccagGATAGAGAGCGTCATGGTGATGGCGAGTAGAATGAACCCGATAATGCTGGCCGCATAGCGCGCCATCACGCCACCCTGCTCCTTCTTCACGGTCACAGCCCACGCGATGATCAGCATCAGCATTGCAATCCCGTCCAGGACGACCATGGTAACGTTCATGCGACTCAGTATAAGGGCCTTCATATTGGCCTTGTGAATCTGACTGAGTACTGCCTGCATTGCGATGACGCGGTGTgcagggagggagatggaAGGAAGGGTCGAAGGGAAGACGGCTGAAGACAAACCCTATCAAGTATCGATGGGGAATAGCGAGGCTGTACGCTTGCGAGTAGCAGCGAGGCAAGGACACGGCGCGGCGGATGTGGCTTGAGTGGAgtacttgtgtgtgtgtgggcgtgtgtggggaggaATGGCAGTAACTACAAGCAGAGGGCGATTGTTGCTCGTTTTATTACGTGTGTCATTGTTGTGTCGGAGGCCATGGCGGCGATTataaaaagaggaggggcgaGGGCCCCGCCGCAGAATgggagtagcagcagcagcaagagtTGTGGCCAGGCATAATTTGTGTCTGGGGTTCATCCTGAGCGAAGCGGGGAGGCGGAatagcggcggtggcaagaGGGTGCGCACTGCTCGCCAAACAGGGGCTATCATGGTCGCACCAtcgagagagaaagtaaGAAAAGTGGCACGGTAGTACGCCTAACTGCCGTCTCGCCTCTTGTCTCACGAAACACACGGAGACGTCCACCTGTGGGCTTACGCATGTGTACATGACTACCCTTGTGGACTGTGTTGCTACCGTGCTCCCTTGCTGCTCTTCATGACTCTGGATTGGGCACGGATACGCggggagggagtgagagagaagaaggtcAAAGCTAGGGGAAGCGATTCCAAACAATTGGCCGCGGCAAGGGCGAAGTCGTGCAGagcgctgcgtgtgtgtcgttTCGTGCTTTTTGGACCTTTTTGATCCACCCTGcacccttcctcctccggAGGCGCTGACACCGCTGCGGGATGAACAGGCCTATCGCcagcgcacacagacactcATATCCGCGAGGGAGTTGCCtgctcgcctcctctgcccgCAACGTGGCGTATGTGTTCCCCTGGCAGCTTTTCACACGGCGACGTTCGCCGCCTTTTGGGGGCCGTGGCAGCGCCTACCTTCTTTACGGCCCTTCGAAGGGATTATGTGGCCCTTTGCC
Encoded here:
- a CDS encoding eukaryotic translation initiation factor 4 gamma, putative (TriTrypDB/GeneDB-style sysID: LpmP.10.0980), translated to MNKNYPGRITSAPLTQQARGMSLRTSASPSFLDRAQSGSTGTGASAQQPHHHGTLPRAPRAKPTTSVQAPAPAPPPPKEEMEEERSDAAEAASSEVSYPEDRVYNVEDFIKLRRCQTQVPREVMEYARAMWKEMPENMDDMENNSLRDNLFREQNASTMSKVMTDRRINNEVLGILGKVTASNLEKMKKELTDLPIRQSTKEEIDEVIKVFFNKSTKPEDSCYTNLYVQLIAHLISSIGEREEAGRMIRNEVLRQCRSTFMNSGADAVELEKRMATMSPEDAEMERIQFSGKQKANIQFLGLMFKSRLVRQKVVHAVLDSLLYGPGHRRHIPTDYSLIHFMELLQVCGPHLDAAFYEDPLPRYRETITELSISHPQKRIQFLLQNFLETMNNNWVPLHGPGARRTEGGGNAAQNSTNNNGAGALANTNGRGGNVSAMPPVPVPAQEAQLRIPDYEEFSKVMDDFFMSSSVDEIVSIMSSIPPEVVVVYCTKWLGRYINTYKYTAERTRLGELFETLMKKGALTMGQAQEALLQHVQKSAEEELFADIPKYFVHWASLIRHGHSVFPYSLHTKVLNMLVDNHVSIEVIANMVRDVEADTKPDQLKDLKPQDRFRVLQALLRYTPPMFAHDSDDDQQQKLTVLDVVGTIDPEVTYFNELCTSYDDDNFHASPALSDMQKHSPFLCASAFFTFVRYDVNFLCSQYKELLRKIFTARPADTLLVEVYLQWRSLGCSHRFLFAFIRKVLDVVNNRLDVLNKLAAQLRTTFKEDMLVSLMEDAIKERK
- a CDS encoding hypothetical protein (TriTrypDB/GeneDB-style sysID: LpmP.10.1000), which codes for MQAVLSQIHKANMKALILSRMNVTMVVLDGIAMLMLIIAWAVTVKKEQGGVMARYAASIIGFILLAITMTLSILVQRLQPRLSLLYAHQMMAVLTLILSSISMGMNDVVVDLCNRGKQVEKTQCGSHIVETIAEVIVALTMVFDYGSSQQRIVTFIDKGILDGIKGRSNAGGMTQLP